The Macaca fascicularis isolate 582-1 chromosome 1, T2T-MFA8v1.1 genome includes a window with the following:
- the LOC102122804 gene encoding olfactory receptor 2G6, with product MEETNNSSEKGFLLLGFSDQPQLERFLFVIISFFYILSLLGNTAIILVSCLDSRLHTPMYFFLSNLSCVDICFTTSVAPQLLVTMNKADKTMSYGGCVAQLYVAMGLGSSECILLAVMAYDRYAAVCRPLHYTVMMHPRLCASLASVAWLSGLITSLVQCSLTVQLPLCGHRKLDHIVCEVPVLIKLACVDTTFNEAELFVASVVFLIVPVLLILVSYGFITQAVLRIQSAAGRQKAFGTCSSHLVVVVIFYGTIIFMYLQPANSRSKNQGKFVSLFYTIVTPLLNPIIYTLRNKDVKGALRTLILGNAIGQSHGD from the coding sequence ATGGAGGAAACCAATAACAGCTCTGAAAAGGGGTTTCTTCTCCTGGGATTTTCAGATCAGCCTCAGCTAGAGAGGTTTCTCTTTGTCATCATTTCGTTCTTCTACATCTTGAGCCTTCTGGGGAACACTGCCATCATACTAGTGTCTTGTCTGGACTCCAGACTCCACACTCCGATGTACTTCTTCCTCAGCAACCTCTCGTGTGTGGACATCTGCTTTACCACCAGTGTTGCCCCACAGTTGCTGGTTACCATGAATAAAGCCGACAAAACCATGAGCTACGGTGGCTGTGTGGCCCAGCTCTACGTGGCCATGGGCTTGGGCTCGTCTGAGTGTATCCTCTTGGCCGTCATGGCTTATGACCGCTATGCTGCTGTCTgccggccactgcactacacAGTCATGATGCACCCGAGGCTCTGTGCATCTCTGGCCAGTGTAGCATGGCTCAGCGGCCTCATTACCTCTCTGGTTCAGTGCTCCCTCACTGTGCAGCTGCCCCTCTGTGGTCATCGCAAACTGGATCACATTGTCTGTGAGGTGCCAGTGCTCATCAAACTGGCCTGTGTGGATACGACTTTCAACGAGGCAGAACTCTTTGTGGCCAGTGTAGTCTTTCTAATAGTCCCGGTGTTACTCATCTTAGTCTCCTATGGCTTTATCACCCAAGCTGTGTTAAGGATACAATCAGCTGCGGGGCGCCAAAAGGCCTTTGGGACCTGTTCCTCTCACCTGGTTGTGGTCGTCATTTTCTATGGGACCATCATATTCATGTACCTTCAACCGGCCAATAGTAGATCCAAAAACCAGggaaagtttgtttctcttttctatacCATAGTCACCCCCCTTTTAAATCCCATTATCTACACTCTGAGAAACAAAGATGTGAAAGGGGCCTTGAGGACCCTGATACTGGGAAATGCTATTGGACAAAGCCACGGGGACTAG